In Rhodococcus qingshengii JCM 15477, the sequence TGGTGGCCAGGCCGTCGTACTGAGTGACCAACAAGGTGAATTCGATCAACCGACGATCGTCGAGATGCTGCGAGAGCGTTCCCCACGTGTCGTCGGTGACGTCCTTGGTGGTGACCAACTCGTCGACCGCAGTCAAGATCGCACGGTGACGCGGACTCAACTCGGAAGCGCCAGGGCCCTCGATGATTCGGGCCAGTTCTTCTGCGTCGATTCCGGCTTTGCGGCCGAGCCTGATGTGGTGATCCATCTCGTAACCGCAGTCCCGCAGGTGCGCGACCCGCAGGATGATCAGTTCGGTGTCGTGGCGAGAGATCTTGCCGCCGGGCATGAGTGAGCCGGAGTAGTGCAGCCAACCGCGGAAGAGTCCGCCCGTGCGCCCCAAGGTGCTGAACAGATGCGCATCGGGTGCTCCGGCAGCCTTCGACAGGACACGCCAGATTCCCCAGTTGATCGGACCGAGGTCCTTGAATCGGCCGGGCGGGATGCGGGGGTTCATGCGACTCCACGGATGTGAGAGGGACGGAGGTCGATAGCTCGTTGCGCGATGTGGCGAACCGCGGCGCTGCGGCGGGGCGCGTGTACGCGTGACTTCCGGCCGACGATACCGCGCTCGAACGCGTCGACGGCGTCAGCGACGGTCGTGGTGCCGGCGCTGGCGAGGGTTCCGCGAGCGCCGTCGAAAGAGAGTGCGGTGGTATCGGTGTCGATGTCGCCGATGTACGCGACGCCCACCTTGGTGCCGAGGTGTTTCATTTCCAAGCGCAACGCGTCACCCAACGCTTCGACGCCGGCGCGCGAAGCACCGAACGGTCCGCGAAACGGATGCTTGGCGGCGCCGTGGGCCGAGGCGACCACCAGGGCGTAACCGTTTTCGTGACTGATGTGCGGACCTGCTGCGCGCAGGGTGTAGTACGTGCCCATGAGGTTGACTTCGACGGCGCGGCGCATGTCCGCAGGGTCGCCGCCGAGGATCGACGAGTTCGCCTCGACCCCGGCATTGGCGACGACGACGTCGATGCCTCCCAGCTTCTCAGCGATGTAGTCGACGCCGCGAGATACCTGCTCGAGGTCGGCGACGTCGCACAACTGCCACGGCGCGCGGCCGCAGGAAGTGGCGACTTGTTCGAGAAGTTCAGGCTCGAGGCCGAGCAGTCCCACGGACGCACCACGGTCGTACAGGCGTCTGGCCAGCGAAGAACCGATATTGCGGGCAGCGCCGGTGATCAGGATGCGCCGACCCGTCAGGTCGTCCGCACTACTCTTGGCCGATTCGGCCTTGCCCGCCTCGCTCTTGCCCATTGCTGTGTCCCTACGCAGTGACCTTCTGGTCCTCCGACGCTAACACCGCCGGGTAGCTGCGACTGCAAGTACCGCCAACTCCGTCCGAATGGACGCTCAGACCGATGCGACCTCGAGACGCGGATGTGACGCGGAAGCCTGGGTCGACCGCAATCGACGGAATCGGACCACGGCAACGACGGCGGCAACAGCGGCGAGGATCACCAACGGCAGCGACGGACCCATCGTGGGTTCGATGACAACCAGTAGCACCGGCAGTCCGAATCCGAGATAGGTGCCGACGTAGAAGATCCCGGTCAGGGCGCCCCGCGAGGCCGGGGGAGCCAGCGACTCGAGGTCGAGCAGTCCCTCACGCAGACACAGTCCGTAGGCCGTACCGAGGACGAGCGCGCAGACGATGAACAACCCGAGCGCGGGGTGCGCGCCGCCGACTGCGACCAGGCAGTATCCGAGTGCCGCCAGTGCGGCGCCTGTCGTGCCGGCCTGAGGACCCCAATTGCGATGGCGCGCAGCGGTTTGAACCAGGATTCCAGCACCCAGAGTCAGCGCCGCCGCGAAACCCGGAAGGAGAGGACCTGAGTAGCGGTCCCCGAGCCTGGCCGTCATGGTCACGAAAGAGACTGTTGCGCTGGCGAACACCCACGGCGCCAACGGAAGTGCCCAGAGCAGCGCATTTGCGACGGAGCGCTCCGCGCCGTCTGGCGCATTTGCGACGGAGCGCTCCGCGCCGTCTGGCGCATTTGCGACGGAGCGCTCCGCGCCGTCTGGGACGGGTGTGATGGTCGCGGCTTCTACGGAAACAGGTGTACGACTCCACACAGCTGCCGCGGTAACCGAACCCACCGACAAGAAGGCCGAGACGACAAAGGGCGTAGCGAGTGGGAAGGCGGCAAATTGTGCCAACAGACCCGAAAACAGTGGTCCCAGTGCAAAACCCGAGGTGAGTACTACGCCCGCCATCACGGTTCCGGACTTGCCGCGAAGGTCAGCCGCCCACGCGGTGCCGGCGCCGATTGCCAGACCGGCACCGATACCGACAACGAGGCGCCCGACCATGAGCCCGGGCGCGTCGTGCCAGAGAAGAAGAATCAAGGTTCCGAGCGAGGCTATGAGCGCTCCGGGCAGGACGACTACAGCTCGGCCGACGCGATCCGACAGTGCTCCACCGGTCAACAGGCCGGGTAGGAGTCCGAGCGCGTAGATACCGAAAACACCGTCGAGCACGGTATGCGAAAGGCCCTCGTCCACCCGGAGAACCGGGATGAGCGAAGCAAAGTGGTTGGCGGCCCAACCCGTCGAAAGTAGAACTGCCAGTACCGAGATGAACCCGCGACGGGATGGATCGCCCATACCGGCAGCTTAGGCGGGTACCAGATCGCTCACGTCGGCGAGGAGTTCGAACGTGCGCAACCAAGCCTCGCGGTTGGTGCCGGTCGACACCGTGATCAGCTCGTCGGCCTGTGCATGCTCGGTGAACTCGTCGAGGTAGGCGCGGACCTCCGTGGGCGTGCCGATGGCGCTGTACTTGGTCATCTGCAGAACCTGCTGACCCGCGGGGGAGTCGAGCAGCATGTCCGCTTCGTCGTCCGTGAACTTGCGTCCGCGTCCGAGAAGAAGGCTGACGCGCGAACGCTTGGCCGCGAGGAAGTCCTGCTGAGCCTGCTCATGGGTGTCGGCGGCGATGACGTTGACGCCCGCGATGACGTACGGCTCCGCCAACTGCTCCGACGGCTTGAACTCGCGTCGATAGATCGCGACGGCGTCGCGCAGGGCGTTGGGGGCGAAGTGCGAGGCAAATGCATACGGCAGGCCGAGCATCGCGGCGAGCTTGGCTCCGAACAGTGACGATCCGAGAATGTAGAGCGGAACGTGAGTGCCCTTACCGGGAACGGCATTGATTCCGGGGACGCGCGAAGTGTCGCCGAGGTAGCCCTGAAGCTCGAGTACGTCCTGCGGGAAGCTGTCCGAAGAACTCGGGTCGCGTCGCAAAGCCTGCATGGTCTTCTGATCACTACCGGGCGCGCGACCGAGACCGAGATCGATGCGACCCGGGTGCAGAGTCTCGAGGGTGCCGAACTGCTCGGCGATCGTCAGCGGCGCGTGGTTGGGCAGCATGATTCCACCGGCGCCGAGGCGGATTTTGCTGGTGTGCGCGGCGACGTGGCTGATCAGAACGCTGGTGGCCGAAGACGCGATGGAACCCATGTTGTGGTGCTCGGCATACCAGATTCGCTTGTAACCCCACTCCTCGGCGCGCTGCGCCAAGGTCACGCTGGCGTCGAAGCTGTCTTTGGCGGTTTCGTTGTCGCCGATGTGGGCGAGATCGAGGATGGAAAGTGGGACGGCCATGAATGTGGTGCCTTTCTCAGCGAATAGAACGCAAGCGTCGTTGTGAGGTGCAACCGCTGTGAGTCCATTCCTATTTCCGAGAGCCTTCCCACGCTGAGCAAGTGCGATTTTCGGAGGGGCGGTGACTCCCGCTCGATCAGTTCCGCACAGCGTTGGCCATGGCGGCCAACGAGAGGGCCTGCCGAGCGCGGTCGAGGACAACCGCACGAGAGATGTCGATGTGCGACACCAGTGCCTCGTGTGCTTGCGGAATCTTGCCGTCCAGCACCAGTTCGACGACGGAGATATGTTCCTCCACGGTGGCCTTCATACGGTCGGGAGTCAGGTAGTCGAACATCCGCACGGGGCGCAGCTTCGAGTTGACGGCCTGCAAGGCGTCGACCAACGCGTGGTTTCCGGATGAGGCGAGGAGCGCGATGTGGAACTCCTCGTCGAGCGTCACGAAGCCGGCGTCCGGTACCGGCATCTGTTTGAGAAATGTGTACCACTTGTCGAGTTCGGAACCGAGCGCGTCTCGATCATGAGCGGGGGCCTCACCGTCTAGTACCCGCCGAAGCCCGTGCACTTCGAGGAGTATGCGCAGCTCGTAGAGGCCACCCAACTCGTCGAGGTGCGGTCGGTACGGAAAGAGTCCATGTTCGTCGCGCTCGACCAGCCCGTCGGATTCCAACTTCGCGAGCGCTTCGCGCACCGGTGTTCGCGAGACACCGTAGAGATGAGCCAACCGTTCTTCGCCGAGTCGTTCGGATGGCGCGATCTGACCCGACATCAGATCGTTCCGGATCGACCGATAGACCTGCTCGCGCAGCGGCGGGCGCACACTCATGTCAGATTGCCATCGCTCGACGAACCGCCTCGGTGGACGTGGTGCCGCCCTCACCGGTCGAGGTCACGTGTCCCGCCGCGAGAATGCTGTAATGCTGCGCAGATTGGAGCGCGAAACCGATGTGCTGCTCTACGAGGAGGACACCGAGATCGCCGCGCTCGGTGAGTTCCATGACGGTTCTTTCGATTTCGGCGACCACGTTGGGCTGAATGCCCTCGGTTGGTTCGTCCAGAATGAGGATCTTGGGCTCGGTGATCAGGGCGCGAGCGATGGCAAGCTGTTGTCGCTGCCCACCGGAGAGAAGTCCCGCGCGACGGTCGAGGAGCGTGGTGAGTGCGGGAAACAGATCCAATGCCTCTGCGATGAGTGCCTTTCCGCGTTTGCGCCCGTCGGCGACCACCCGAAGATTCTCGGCAGTTGTCAGTTGTCCGAACGACTGCTGACCCTGGGGTACGTAGGCAAGTCCGCGAGCGACGCGGGCGCTCGGCCGTAGACCGGTGATGTCCTCACCGTTCAGAAGTACCTTTCCCCGTGTAGGTTTGATCAGACCGACGGCGGCGCGCAGCAAGGTGGTTTTACCCGCACCGTTGTGACCCATGACTGCCGCAACTCCGTCGCTGGGAACCAGCAGGGATACGCCGTGGATCACTTCGGTGCGTCCGTAGCCGGCGCGGATGTCGACGAGCTCGAGCATGATTCAGTCCTCCGGGGTCGGTTCGGTGTCGGCGCCGAGATCGGTTCCGGCAGCGGCTGTGCCGAGGTAGACCTCTTGCACCTTGGGGTCGGCTTGGACCTCCGCCACAGTTCCTTCGGCAAGCACTTTCCCAGCGGCGAGCACTGTGACGGACGTGGCGAAGGATCGCATGAAGTCCATGTCGTGCTCGACTACGACGACGGTTCGCGCACCGCCGATGCGCCGCAGAAGGTTCCCGGTCTCCTCGCGCTCCTCGAGGCTCATGCCTGCGACGGGCTCGTCGAGCAGGAGCACGGAACAGTTCTGTACCAACAACATTCCGATTTCGAGCCACTGCTTCTGTCCGTGCGCCAGAATGCCTGCGGCGGTGTCCCTGAGGTGCTCCAACCCGGTTGTCTCCAGCGCCTCTTCGATCTCGGGAAGCACACCTTTGCGTTTTCTGAGCAGGTTCCACGGTGATCGGCCGGCTCCGGCCGCGATGTCGAGATTCTGCAGCACCGAGAGCTCTTCGAAGACGCTTGCCGTCTGGAAGGTTCGCCCGACGCCGAGGCGGGCGATCTTGTGAACCTTCTTGCCGAGCAGTTGCTCGCCGGACTTCGTGATGGAACCCGTCGCGGGAACGAGTCCGGTGATGGCGTCGACCAACGTTGTCTTTCCAGCCCCGTTCGGGCCGATGAGAAACCTCAGGTCGCCCTGCATGAGGGTCAAGTCGACGCCGTCGACGGCCTTGAAACCGTCGAAGCTGACCGAAAGATTTCGTACTTCGAGGTACTCGGACGACATTCCGGCGTTGCCACCCAGTGCCGGTGTGGGTTCGCTGGTGGCGGTTGTGTTGGTCATGACGACACCTCCACTGGTTCGGGTTGGGAGACCTTGACCGGCGGGTCGGCCGGGGTCTCACGCTTCTTGCGGTGGCGCATCAGGGCGAACAATCCGGCCACACCTGCCGGGAAGAACCCGACCACGACGATGAACATCAACCCTTGTGCGTAGATCCATCCCGAAGGGAGTTTCTCCGAGAATGTCGACTGCGCCCACGCGACGCCGATCGCACCGAGTACCGGACCGAGAAGCGTTGCGCGGCCGCCGATCGCGACCCCGATGAGGAAAGCGATGGACGGGACGATCCCGACGTCGGCGGGGGAGATGATGCCCACGATCGGAACGAACAGCGCGCCGGCGATACCGGCGAGGAACGCCGCGGTCACGTAGGCGACCAGTTTGATGTTCGCCGGATCGTATCCGAGGAAACGTACTCGCTCCTCTTGATCACGGACGGCGACGAGGAGTTCGCCGTATCGGGAGTTCATCAGCTGGCGAATCAGAGCGACCGATGCGAGAAGAACTCCGGCGGCGATGAAGAACAACATCTGCTTGTTCGCCGGATCGTTGAGATTGAAACCGAAGAACGTGCGAAAGCGGTTGAGGCCGTTGCTGCCACCGATCGACTGCTGGCCGATCAAGAGGATCGCGAAAGCCGCGGCGAGTGCCTGCGAGAGGATCGCGAAGTACGCGCCCTTGACTCTCCGCTTGAACACACCGAGTCCGAGGAGAAAGGCAACAGCGGCCGGCAGGAAAAGGATGGCGAAGATCGCCACGAATGGCGAGGCGAACGGTTGCCAGTATCCCGGCAGTTCGGTCTTGCCGGCGATGGACATGAAGTCCGGGACCGCGTCGCCCTTGAGTTCGGCATCGGCGATCTTGAGGTGCATCGCCATCACGTATGCGCCGATTCCGAAGAAGACGCCCTGGCCGAGCGTGAGCATTCCGCCTCTGCCCCAAGCCAAACCGATACCGACAGCGACTATGGCGAAGCACAGGAATTTTGCCAACAGTGACAGCCTGAAGTCCGAGAGCACAGCCGGAGCGACGGCGAACAGCACGATCGCGGCAAGTGCAAAACCGCCCCACACCCGAATTCGGGAATTGTTCAGGATGCTCATACGAGGCTCCTCGTCTTGACTGCGAACAGGCCCTGCGGCCGAACTTGAAGGAAGACGACGATGATGACGAACACGATCACCTTCGCGATCGACGCTGTCGTCGAGTACTCGATGAACGAGTTCAAGATGCCGAGGGCGAAGGCTGCGATCACGGCTCCCTTCATCTGACCGAGACCGCCGACGACAACAACCAGGAAGGCGTCGATCAGATAGGACTGGCCGATGGTCGGGCTGGTGGAACCGATGAGCGTCAACGCGACACCCGCGACGCCGGCGAGCCCGGAACCGAGGAAGAAGGTCGTGATGTCCGTACGACGAGAGGAGATTCCGCTCGTCTCGGCCAGATCGCGATTTTGGACGACGGCCCGGATGCGTCTACCCATCGACGACTGCTTCAGTGCGACCGAAAGTGCGATCACCGCTGCGATCGCCAACACCAGAATGAAGATGCGGGTTTTCGGCACCACGGCGCCGAAAATATCGACCCCGCCCGAAAGCCAGCTCGGCGCCGAAACATTGACTGCCGGCGCGCCGAAGATGTCGCGCGCCAACTGCTGAAGGATCAATCCGACGCCGAATGTCACCAACAGGGTGTCGAGGGGTCGGTGGTACATCCGCGATACCAGGACCACTTCGAGCACAACACCCATCAGTCCGCCGACGACGAAACCGACGAGCAGAGAAATGATCAACGATCCCGTTGCATTCGAGATCACCTGCTGCACTACGTATGCGGTGTACGAGCCGGCCATGATGAACTCGCCGTGTGCCATGTTGATGACACCCATCTGCCCGAACGTGAGAGACAACCCCAACGCTGCCAACAGGAGAATCGATCCGATACTCAAACCCGTGAACAACTGCCCGATCACAACATCCATGACAGACGCTCCACCTCTCTACTCGTCGATTCCGTCAATTCCGCCTTTTGTCGATCAGCTACCGAGGCCCTCAGCCCAGGGGTAGTTCTTCAGGTACGGATCCGGCTCGATCGGCTGTCCCGAATCCCAGACCGTGTAGATCAGTCCGTCGGAACGGATTTCGCCGATCCGGGCAGTCTTGGTGATGTGGTGGTTGTCGCCGTCGATGGTGACGAGTCCTTCGGGCGCCTGGAAGGTCACACCGTCGGCGTTGTCCTGAATATCCTTGACCGCAAACGAGTTGGCCTTCTCGACGGTGTTCTTCCAGAGGTAGACGGAGGTATATGCCGCTTCCATCGGATCGGACGTGGGCTTGTCCTGCCCGAACTTCGCCTTGTACGCCGCGACGAACTTCTTGTTCTCGGGGGAGTCGATGGTCTGGTAGTAGTTCCACGCCGTCAGCTGGCCTTCGACGTTCTGGACTCCGATACCACCGACCTCTTCCTCCGCAATGGAGACGGAGACGACGGGCATGTCGGCGGGTTTCAGGCCGACATTCGAGTATTCACGGAAGAACGCAACGTTGGAATCGCCGTTGAGTGTGTTGAACACGGCATCGGCGTCGGCTGTGCGGACCTTGTTCACGATGGTGGAGAAGTCGGTCGAACCCAGAGGCGTGTAATCCTCGCCCTTGATCTCGATGCCGTTCGCTGCCGCGTACGCCTTGATGATGCGGTTGGCGGTCTGCGGGAACACGTAGTCGCTGCCGACCAGATACAGCGACTTGACGCCCTTCTCCTTCAGGTAATCCAGCGCCGGGATGATCTGCTGGTTGGTCGTTGCGCCCGTGTAGAAGATGTTCTTCGAATCTTCCAGTCCCTCGTACTGGACCGGGTAGTAGAGCAAAGAGTTGTTGTCCTCGAACACGGGCAGCATGGCCTTGCGGCTCGAGGAGGTCCAGCCACCGAAAACTGCTGCGACGCAATCGCTGCTGATCAGTTTCTCGGCCTTCTCGGCGAACACTGTCGGCTCCGACGCACCGTCCTCTGCCACGATCTGAATCTTCTTACCCAGTACACCGCCGGAATCGTTGATCTCCTGCACCGCCAACGAGATGGAGTCGCGGACCGTCACTTCACTGATGGCCATGGTGCCCGAGAGTGAATTCAGGGAACCGACCTTGATCGTGTCCCCCGAGGTGTCGACGCACGACGTAGCCGTCGAATCTCCCGATGCGGTGTCTGTTGCCTTGCTTCCGCAGCCGGTGAGAACCAAGCCCAGCGCGGCGAGAGCGGCCGGCGCGGCAAGGGTGCGCTTCGAGAAGGTTCGCATGTACGGGCCTTTCGTGTCGATGGCTCTGGCAGACAATGGCTCTGACAGATCTGTATCCGGAGTGCGTATACAACGCTGTATTCGTCGAGTGCACAGAGTAGGTGGAAGTTGTTGCGGTGGAATGACTGTCGGTGACAAGTGTGTGTCCGGTGTTTCGATTGGGTATCCAGGACCTCACACCGCAGGTCAGCGAGGGTGCGGTGTTAGCATCGACGAGAAATTGATCAAGCACTCGCTTGACGATCGGAACGTCGGAAGGATCTTCTCGTGCGCTCGACCCGACGGGACGAAATACTCGCTCATGCGGCCAAGCTGTTCAGTGAGCGGGGAATCGCCGCGACGACGGTGCGCGACATCGCCGACGAAGTCGGGATCCTCTCCGGCAGCCTCTATCACTACTTCGACTCCAAGGATGCGATAGCCAACGAGATCGTCGTCCGGTTCCTCGAAGATCTCAACGTCCGGTACGAGGACTCGATCGAACCGGAAGGTTCGGCTCGAAATCGCCTGGCCACGATGGTGTCGGTCTCCTTTGCCTCGGCGGTGGATCACCCGTATGCCACGGAGGTCTATCAGGGAGAAGCCATACTTTCGTCGCAACCGGCGGACGCGCCCATCACCATCCTGGTTCAGAAGGCACACAGCTACTGGCGATCGGCTATCGCTCGCGGAATTGCCGACGCGGAGTTTCGGGAAGACATCGATCCCGAACAGTTTCACCGTCTCCTGCGTGAATCCGTCTGGTCCACCGTCGCGCAGTATCGCCCACAGCTTTCCGAATTGGCCGAAGATCTGCAGCGCAATCTGATTTCGGTTTTCCTGGACGGCTTTGCCGCACGTTCCGTCGACGGTGAGCCGGTGGCACGCATTGCGCGGCGCACGGCGAAGAAGGAAGCGCAGACCGAATCTCCCGACTCGGACCTTGCCGAACTCCGCTCTGATGTCGACGAATTGAAGTCCGTCATTCGCGAACTCAGCTCGTCGATCCGGCAGCTGCAGAAGCCGTAACACCGCAGTTCCTGCGCGTGTAGTTCGGATTTTGACTATCAGTGTGACCCAGTGCATACTTCTGTCCACACTCGTAAATCAAGCGCTTGTTTGATTTACCAAGCACAGTTTGGACGGGAGTTCGATGTGAGACTCGGAAAGGCGATCGCCGTCTGCGCGGCAGTGGTCCTCGGGGCGAGCGCGTGCGCATCTGCCGGTGTCATTCCCGAAGACACCATCGTCATCGGTTTGGACGAGGACTCCACCGGGCCCGGTGCGTCGTACAGCACGATCGCCGGCAAGACGGTGCGGATGACCGTCGACCTGATCAACCAGGCGGGCGGAATCAACGGTAAGCAAGTCGAATTGGTTGTCGAGAACGACGAGAGCAGTCCCACCAAAACCCCGTCGATCATTCGGAAGTTGGTCGATCACGGGTCCAGTGCGGTCATCCTCGCCACGGGCAGCGGGTCGGTGCTGCAGGCCAAGTCGATTCTCCAGCAGTCGAAGATTCCTGCGATAGCTCCGGTCGTTCTCAGCGACGCCTTTGCCTCGGCGCCCGACAACGACTTCTCGTTCATGATTCCGAACTCGTTGAAGCAGTACGCCCAGGTGTACTGCGGGGCTTTCGAGAAGATGGGGTACAAGTCCCTGGGAATTCTCGGTGACGCGAGTGCGTCCATCGACGGAATCATCAAGACCCTGCGGCCGGCGCTCGAGAAGTGCGCGAGAGTGACGGGCGTCGAAAAGGCGCCGGTCGATGCCGCGGACATCACCGCACAGGTCTCACGTCTCGCGGAAACCGAACCGGACGCGATTCTGGTCGCCAGTATCGGCGGGCACTTCGAAATCCTCGCGCACAACACCTTGTCGAAGGTCACCCCGCAGACGCAACGCTTCTCACTCGCTTCCATCGGAAACCAGCCCGCATCTTGGGCTTTGGCGGACCCGAAGGCGTTGAGCGGCATGGTGTACATGGGCTCGCTCAGTGAGAACAACCCGAGAACCGCCGAACTGCGTCGCAAGGTGCAGGCGGTGAAGGGGCCTGATTATCAACTGACCGCCTACGACGCACAGGCGTACGACGCCGTCATGATGTTGGCCGAGGCAATCGAAATTGCCGGCGACCACCGAGATCGGACGGCCGTTCGTGATGCTCTTCAACAGGTTTCGGCACTTCCCGCCAGCTTCGGCCAGGACGGATTGACACTGTCGTTCTCCTCGCAGGATCACCTGGCTCCGGACAGCCTCTGCGGCCTGGTACTCGTCGAATTCGGTGAGGACAACAAGCCTGCCCGTCCGTGGGATTCCTACCAGCCCCCGTGCGGATAACCGAGGAGCATTGACATGACAGACGCACAACTGTGGCTCGCAGCCATCGAGATCGGTGCCTTCTTCTCGCTGATAGCCCTCGGAATGTATCTCGTGGTGGTCGGCGCCGATTTCTTCAACTTTGCGATGGGCCCGTACGCGATGGCTGCGGCCATGGCGTCGAGTTGGGTCGCGATCAATTACGGGCTCGCTCTCTGGATTGCCATGCCGCTGGGGATCGCGGTAGCGGTGGCGCTGTCGATCCTGACGGAAAAGCTTGTGGTCAAACAGGTTCAGAAGCGTTCGGGTCGTGGGGAACTACCGGCGTTGGTGGCGGTGACCGCAGTACTGTTCGGGATCCAGCAGCTCGCCGGCACGGTCTTCGGCCGAACACCACTTCCCGGACAGAAGATCTTCGACTTCGATCCGATATCGGTGCTCGGTGCCACCGTCGA encodes:
- a CDS encoding carboxymuconolactone decarboxylase family protein: MNPRIPPGRFKDLGPINWGIWRVLSKAAGAPDAHLFSTLGRTGGLFRGWLHYSGSLMPGGKISRHDTELIILRVAHLRDCGYEMDHHIRLGRKAGIDAEELARIIEGPGASELSPRHRAILTAVDELVTTKDVTDDTWGTLSQHLDDRRLIEFTLLVTQYDGLATTIGTLRVQRDFS
- a CDS encoding SDR family NAD(P)-dependent oxidoreductase, producing the protein MGKSEAGKAESAKSSADDLTGRRILITGAARNIGSSLARRLYDRGASVGLLGLEPELLEQVATSCGRAPWQLCDVADLEQVSRGVDYIAEKLGGIDVVVANAGVEANSSILGGDPADMRRAVEVNLMGTYYTLRAAGPHISHENGYALVVASAHGAAKHPFRGPFGASRAGVEALGDALRLEMKHLGTKVGVAYIGDIDTDTTALSFDGARGTLASAGTTTVADAVDAFERGIVGRKSRVHAPRRSAAVRHIAQRAIDLRPSHIRGVA
- a CDS encoding MFS transporter, which gives rise to MGDPSRRGFISVLAVLLSTGWAANHFASLIPVLRVDEGLSHTVLDGVFGIYALGLLPGLLTGGALSDRVGRAVVVLPGALIASLGTLILLLWHDAPGLMVGRLVVGIGAGLAIGAGTAWAADLRGKSGTVMAGVVLTSGFALGPLFSGLLAQFAAFPLATPFVVSAFLSVGSVTAAAVWSRTPVSVEAATITPVPDGAERSVANAPDGAERSVANAPDGAERSVANALLWALPLAPWVFASATVSFVTMTARLGDRYSGPLLPGFAAALTLGAGILVQTAARHRNWGPQAGTTGAALAALGYCLVAVGGAHPALGLFIVCALVLGTAYGLCLREGLLDLESLAPPASRGALTGIFYVGTYLGFGLPVLLVVIEPTMGPSLPLVILAAVAAVVAVVRFRRLRSTQASASHPRLEVASV
- a CDS encoding LLM class flavin-dependent oxidoreductase, whose translation is MAVPLSILDLAHIGDNETAKDSFDASVTLAQRAEEWGYKRIWYAEHHNMGSIASSATSVLISHVAAHTSKIRLGAGGIMLPNHAPLTIAEQFGTLETLHPGRIDLGLGRAPGSDQKTMQALRRDPSSSDSFPQDVLELQGYLGDTSRVPGINAVPGKGTHVPLYILGSSLFGAKLAAMLGLPYAFASHFAPNALRDAVAIYRREFKPSEQLAEPYVIAGVNVIAADTHEQAQQDFLAAKRSRVSLLLGRGRKFTDDEADMLLDSPAGQQVLQMTKYSAIGTPTEVRAYLDEFTEHAQADELITVSTGTNREAWLRTFELLADVSDLVPA
- a CDS encoding GntR family transcriptional regulator; the encoded protein is MSVRPPLREQVYRSIRNDLMSGQIAPSERLGEERLAHLYGVSRTPVREALAKLESDGLVERDEHGLFPYRPHLDELGGLYELRILLEVHGLRRVLDGEAPAHDRDALGSELDKWYTFLKQMPVPDAGFVTLDEEFHIALLASSGNHALVDALQAVNSKLRPVRMFDYLTPDRMKATVEEHISVVELVLDGKIPQAHEALVSHIDISRAVVLDRARQALSLAAMANAVRN
- the urtE gene encoding urea ABC transporter ATP-binding subunit UrtE encodes the protein MLELVDIRAGYGRTEVIHGVSLLVPSDGVAAVMGHNGAGKTTLLRAAVGLIKPTRGKVLLNGEDITGLRPSARVARGLAYVPQGQQSFGQLTTAENLRVVADGRKRGKALIAEALDLFPALTTLLDRRAGLLSGGQRQQLAIARALITEPKILILDEPTEGIQPNVVAEIERTVMELTERGDLGVLLVEQHIGFALQSAQHYSILAAGHVTSTGEGGTTSTEAVRRAMAI
- the urtD gene encoding urea ABC transporter ATP-binding protein UrtD, which codes for MTNTTATSEPTPALGGNAGMSSEYLEVRNLSVSFDGFKAVDGVDLTLMQGDLRFLIGPNGAGKTTLVDAITGLVPATGSITKSGEQLLGKKVHKIARLGVGRTFQTASVFEELSVLQNLDIAAGAGRSPWNLLRKRKGVLPEIEEALETTGLEHLRDTAAGILAHGQKQWLEIGMLLVQNCSVLLLDEPVAGMSLEEREETGNLLRRIGGARTVVVVEHDMDFMRSFATSVTVLAAGKVLAEGTVAEVQADPKVQEVYLGTAAAGTDLGADTEPTPED
- the urtC gene encoding urea ABC transporter permease subunit UrtC produces the protein MSILNNSRIRVWGGFALAAIVLFAVAPAVLSDFRLSLLAKFLCFAIVAVGIGLAWGRGGMLTLGQGVFFGIGAYVMAMHLKIADAELKGDAVPDFMSIAGKTELPGYWQPFASPFVAIFAILFLPAAVAFLLGLGVFKRRVKGAYFAILSQALAAAFAILLIGQQSIGGSNGLNRFRTFFGFNLNDPANKQMLFFIAAGVLLASVALIRQLMNSRYGELLVAVRDQEERVRFLGYDPANIKLVAYVTAAFLAGIAGALFVPIVGIISPADVGIVPSIAFLIGVAIGGRATLLGPVLGAIGVAWAQSTFSEKLPSGWIYAQGLMFIVVVGFFPAGVAGLFALMRHRKKRETPADPPVKVSQPEPVEVSS
- the urtB gene encoding urea ABC transporter permease subunit UrtB translates to MDVVIGQLFTGLSIGSILLLAALGLSLTFGQMGVINMAHGEFIMAGSYTAYVVQQVISNATGSLIISLLVGFVVGGLMGVVLEVVLVSRMYHRPLDTLLVTFGVGLILQQLARDIFGAPAVNVSAPSWLSGGVDIFGAVVPKTRIFILVLAIAAVIALSVALKQSSMGRRIRAVVQNRDLAETSGISSRRTDITTFFLGSGLAGVAGVALTLIGSTSPTIGQSYLIDAFLVVVVGGLGQMKGAVIAAFALGILNSFIEYSTTASIAKVIVFVIIVVFLQVRPQGLFAVKTRSLV
- the urtA gene encoding urea ABC transporter substrate-binding protein, whose amino-acid sequence is MRTFSKRTLAAPAALAALGLVLTGCGSKATDTASGDSTATSCVDTSGDTIKVGSLNSLSGTMAISEVTVRDSISLAVQEINDSGGVLGKKIQIVAEDGASEPTVFAEKAEKLISSDCVAAVFGGWTSSSRKAMLPVFEDNNSLLYYPVQYEGLEDSKNIFYTGATTNQQIIPALDYLKEKGVKSLYLVGSDYVFPQTANRIIKAYAAANGIEIKGEDYTPLGSTDFSTIVNKVRTADADAVFNTLNGDSNVAFFREYSNVGLKPADMPVVSVSIAEEEVGGIGVQNVEGQLTAWNYYQTIDSPENKKFVAAYKAKFGQDKPTSDPMEAAYTSVYLWKNTVEKANSFAVKDIQDNADGVTFQAPEGLVTIDGDNHHITKTARIGEIRSDGLIYTVWDSGQPIEPDPYLKNYPWAEGLGS